The window CGGACCCGGATGATGACCTTCTCACCGGGAAAGAAACCGAGACTCAGGGTGAGAAGCAAGAGAAGGGCTGGGACCAGTACCAGGAAGTGGCTCAAAACAGGGTTCTCCAGTAGCTCCAGAATGCTTCCGCGATCAGCACGACGACCGTGAGCATCGAGACCGTCAAGATTACCCCGTGATAGTTGGCGGCGAACCGGATAGCTCCATTAAATCTGCCCGCTTTGCCGATGTTTCCCGCTGAGAGGTTGTAGATGGTCACGTAGACAAAAAGGGTGAACACGGCAACCCAGACGACCATGCAGTACGGGCAAAGCGCTTCGATCCGGTAGAGGCTCTGGAAGATTAGCCAGCAGACGAAACCGAACGCGAACGTCACCCCGGCCTGGATCACGAGCCACATCCGGCGAGGGAACCTGACCCCGATCAGCATCGCAGCCCCCACCATCGAAAGCCCCCCGAAGCCGACGATCCCGAGAAGTGGATTGGGAAATCCGAACGCTTCTGCCTGGTCGCTTTCCATGATCGAGCCGCAGGAGAGGATTGGATTGATCGAGCAGGTCGGGACGTAGTCCGGATTGCCGATCAGCTTCAGTTTCTCGACGAAGAGAATCACCGCGGCGAAGAATGCGATCAATGATGCGATCGTGATGATCCAACCGATCGCGCGCTTTAGGAACGCCGCCGAGTCCGGGACGGGTGATCCGGCCTCGGATTTAGTTACGGATCTAGCCCCAGCCGTCACTCGGAAAGTAGAGCGTCGATTCGCTCCTTGAGCAATTCATACGGAGGCATCGAGGGCAGCTCTTCATCGTTCAGGAAGATCGTCGGTGTTCCCTGGACGCCGAGGCCCACCCCGTCCTGCTGATCCTTGGCGATCCGCTCGGCGGTCTTCGGATCGTTCACGTCGGCGACGAAC is drawn from Solirubrobacterales bacterium and contains these coding sequences:
- a CDS encoding vitamin K epoxide reductase family protein, with product MIAFFAAVILFVEKLKLIGNPDYVPTCSINPILSCGSIMESDQAEAFGFPNPLLGIVGFGGLSMVGAAMLIGVRFPRRMWLVIQAGVTFAFGFVCWLIFQSLYRIEALCPYCMVVWVAVFTLFVYVTIYNLSAGNIGKAGRFNGAIRFAANYHGVILTVSMLTVVVLIAEAFWSYWRTLF